GCGGCGACGACGAGACGGTCCGCCTCGTACGTCGCCTTCTCGGACGTGACGCGAACCCCGCCATCGGGAAGGGGAGCGAAGTCGACGACTGACTCTCGCGCGCGAACCTCCGCGCCCGCCTCCTGTGCGGCCTCAACGTGCGCGATGATGGACTGTTCGGGAACGAGGAACCCTCCGTCGGGTTGGTACACCGCACGGTGACCCGCGGGCAGGTCGTACCCGGGGAACCGGTCGTTGACCTCGTCCGCCGAGAGCACTTCGTGGTCGATGTCGTGTTCCTCACAGGACCGTACCGACCCCGCGAACACTTCGCTTTCGGGGGGACCCGCGTCGATACCGCCCGTGACGTGCAGCAACTCTCGACCCGTCCGTTCCTCTAACTCCGCCCAGAGGTCGTACGCTCTACGGACGAGGGGGACGTACGCGGGGTCCTCGTACTGTGCCTTCCGGATGATACGCGTGACGCCGTGCGAGGACCCCATCTCGTGAGGGATATCGTACCGTTCGAGACCGAGAACGTCCGCTCCGCGCTCTGCGAGGTGAAACGCCGTCGCACTTCCCATGCCGCCGACGCCGACGACGATGCAGTCGTAACGTTCTGTCACGGTTCGTGGTCGGACGCCACTCCTAAATCGGTTTCCCGCCGACGTGAACGGAGGGCGTCGCTCTCGAACGAAAACGGAACCGAGAGAAAGCCAAGGGCCGGATTTGAACCGGCGGAGATT
The genomic region above belongs to Halopelagius inordinatus and contains:
- the solA gene encoding N-methyl-L-tryptophan oxidase — encoded protein: MGSATAFHLAERGADVLGLERYDIPHEMGSSHGVTRIIRKAQYEDPAYVPLVRRAYDLWAELEERTGRELLHVTGGIDAGPPESEVFAGSVRSCEEHDIDHEVLSADEVNDRFPGYDLPAGHRAVYQPDGGFLVPEQSIIAHVEAAQEAGAEVRARESVVDFAPLPDGGVRVTSEKATYEADRLVVAAGAWARELVPELSELAVPERQVLAWLRPRTPEQFDASNFPVFVHAADDGHYYGFPRHDVPGFKFGKFNHFGETVDPDTMNREPRREDEEMLRAYAERYFPDGAGPTMRLATCMFTNTPDDHFVLDTLPDHPQITVGAGFSGHGFKFASVVGEVLADLALDGETDHDVGLFGLDRFGRT